Proteins encoded in a region of the Homo sapiens chromosome 9, GRCh38.p14 Primary Assembly genome:
- the ZNF79 gene encoding zinc finger protein 79 isoform c (isoform c is encoded by transcript variant 4): protein MPPGDSDHGTSDLEKSFNLRPVLSPQQRVPVEARPRKCETHTESFKNSEILKPHRAKPYACNECGKAFSYCSSLSQHQKSHTGEKPYECSECGKAFSQSSSLIQHQRIHTGEKPYKCSECGRAFSQNANLTKHQRTHTGEKPYRCSECEKAFSDCSALVQHQRIHTGEKPYECSDCGKAFRHSANLTNHQRTHTGEKPYKCSECGKAFSYCAAFIQHQRIHTGEKPYRCAACGKAFSQSANLTNHQRTHTGEKPYKCSECGKAFSQSTNLIIHQKTHTGEKPYKCNECGKFFSESSALIRHHIIHTGEKPYECNECGKAFNQSSSLSQHQRIHTGVKPYECSECGKAFRCSSAFVRHQRLHAGE from the coding sequence ATGCCCCCTGGGGATTCAGACCACGGGACCAGTGACCTTGAGAAGAGCTTCAATCTGAGACCAGTCCTCTCTCCGCAACAGAGAGTGCCCGTGGAAGCGAGACCTCGCAAATGTGAGACACACACCGAGAGCTTCAAGAACTCGGAAATCCTGAAACctcacagagcaaaaccatatgcatgtaatgaatgtggcaaagccttcagTTACTGTTCTTCCCTTTCTCAGCATCAGAAGagccacactggagagaagccctatgagtgcagtgaatgtgggaaggccttcagcCAGAGCTCATCTCTCATTCAGCACCAGAggattcacactggagagaagccttacaAGTGCAGTGAATGTGGAAGAGCCTTCAGCCAGAACGCCAACCTCACCAAACACCAGCGAACCCACACCGGAGAGAAGCCCTACAGATGCAGCGAGTGTGAGAAAGCCTTCAGTGACTGCTCAGCTCTTGTTcagcatcagagaattcataccgGAGAGAAGCCCTACGAATGCAGCGACTGTGGGAAGGCCTTCCGTCACAGTGCAAACCTCACGAACCATCAGAGGACTCACACCGGGGAGAAGCCCTACAAGTGCAGCGagtgtgggaaggccttcagTTACTGCGCAGCGTTCATTCAGCACCAGAGGATTCACACCGGGGAGAAGCCCTACAGATGTGCCGCGTGTGGGAAGGCCTTCAGCCAGAGTGCAAACCTCACAAACCATCAGAGGACTCACACTGGGGAGAAACCCTACAAGTGCAGCGagtgtgggaaggccttcagCCAGAGTACCAATCTCATAATCCACCAAAAGACCCACACCGGGGAGAAGCCatataaatgtaatgaatgtgggaaattcTTCAGTGAGAGCTCAGCCCTCATTCGGCATCATATAATCCACACCGGAGAAAAACCTTATGAGTGTAATGAGTGTGGTAAAGCGTTTAACCAGAGCTCATCCCTTAGTCAGCATCAGAGAATCCACACAGGCGTGAAACCCTACGAATGCAGCGAGTGTGGGAAGGCCTTCCGGTGCAGCTCTGCCTTCGTTAGACATCAGAGACTCCACGCCGGAGAGTAA
- the RPL12 gene encoding large ribosomal subunit protein uL11: MPPKFDPNEIKVVYLRCTGGEVGATSALAPKIGPLGLSPKKVGDDIAKATGDWKGLRITVKLTIQNRQAQIEVVPSASALIIKALKEPPRDRKKQKNIKHSGNITFDEIVNIARQMRHRSLARELSGTIKEILGTAQSVGCNVDGRHPHDIIDDINSGAVECPAS; encoded by the exons ATGCCGCCGAAGTTCGACCCCAACGAGATCAAAGTCG TATACCTGAGGTGCACCGGAGGTGAAGTCGGTGCCACTTCTGCCCTGGCCCCCAAGATCGGCCCCCTGGGTCTG TCTCCAAAAAAAGTTGGTGATGACATTGCCAAGGCAACGGGTGACTGGAAGGGCCTGAGGATTACAGTGAAACTGACCATTCAGAACAGACAGGCCCAG ATTGAGGTGGtgccttctgcctctgccctgaTCATCAAAGCCCTCAAGGAACCaccaagagacagaaagaaacagaaaaaca TTAAACACAGTGGGAATATCACTTTTGATGAGATTGTCAACATTGCTCGACAGATGCGGCACCGATCCTTAGCCAGAGAACTCTCTG GAACCATTAAAGAGATCCTGGGGACTGCCCAGTCAGTGGGCTGTAATGTTGATGGCCGCCATCCTCATGACATCATCGATGACATCAACAGTGGTGCTGTGGAATGCCCAGCC agttaa